One segment of Anatilimnocola aggregata DNA contains the following:
- a CDS encoding glucuronyl esterase domain-containing protein: MFAPSSPGRLLSLALLCTAWTPLLTAQDFPAFTDLKPQTELPNPLVAMSGQKITTKEAWEKSRRPELKQLFQHYMYGKLPAVPEALDVKELCLNRNFLGGKATLRELAVRFTLPRSSSTADMAWSKHTIYVLLVTPNERLSPAPVFIGMNFCGNHAVVESEQIQIPETWVYNRCEGTEKDHATAKGRGTQADVWNVDLIIDRGYSLASFYSGDIDPDTADFADGLNGELKPDLKFAGDDAGTIACWSWGYHRVIDALTKHAKEVAKGNSRLDLKKIAVVGHSRNGKTALLAAAMDDRIALAIPSQAGCGGTAPSRGTVGESVKRINTSFPHWFCDEFTNFNDEPARLPFDQNCLAAICAPRPVLFANAQEDTWANPDGQLEVLKAAAPAYALYGKRGIDSDAKAEMGKLIGHELGYFIRPGKHSMSRVDWQAYLDFADKHFSAN, from the coding sequence ATGTTTGCCCCCTCTTCACCCGGCCGACTCCTCAGCTTGGCCCTGCTCTGCACTGCCTGGACTCCACTCTTAACCGCGCAAGACTTCCCCGCGTTTACCGATCTGAAGCCGCAGACTGAACTCCCCAATCCACTGGTGGCGATGTCGGGCCAGAAGATCACAACCAAGGAAGCGTGGGAGAAAAGCCGCCGGCCAGAATTAAAGCAACTGTTTCAGCACTATATGTACGGCAAACTCCCCGCTGTGCCAGAAGCACTCGATGTGAAAGAGTTATGCTTGAATCGTAATTTCCTCGGCGGGAAAGCGACCCTCCGCGAATTGGCCGTTCGTTTCACATTGCCGCGATCTTCGAGCACCGCTGACATGGCCTGGTCGAAGCACACCATCTACGTATTGCTCGTCACTCCCAACGAACGACTCTCGCCGGCGCCGGTGTTTATTGGCATGAACTTCTGCGGCAATCATGCCGTGGTCGAGAGCGAGCAAATCCAAATTCCCGAAACCTGGGTGTATAACCGCTGCGAGGGAACTGAAAAGGATCACGCGACGGCGAAAGGGCGAGGAACTCAAGCCGATGTCTGGAACGTCGACCTCATCATTGACCGGGGCTATTCTCTCGCCAGCTTTTATAGTGGTGATATCGATCCCGATACCGCGGACTTCGCTGACGGCTTGAATGGCGAATTGAAGCCAGACCTGAAATTCGCAGGCGACGACGCTGGCACCATCGCCTGTTGGTCGTGGGGCTATCATCGCGTGATCGATGCCCTGACGAAGCACGCCAAAGAAGTTGCCAAAGGAAACAGCCGACTCGATTTGAAGAAGATCGCCGTGGTCGGCCATTCGCGCAACGGCAAGACGGCGCTCTTGGCCGCAGCTATGGACGACCGGATTGCTCTGGCCATTCCCAGCCAGGCGGGCTGCGGCGGCACAGCCCCCAGTCGCGGCACGGTTGGCGAATCGGTCAAGCGAATCAATACTTCGTTCCCGCACTGGTTCTGCGACGAGTTCACCAACTTCAACGACGAACCGGCTCGCTTGCCCTTCGATCAAAACTGCCTGGCAGCCATCTGTGCTCCCCGCCCGGTCCTCTTCGCCAATGCCCAGGAAGATACCTGGGCCAATCCCGATGGCCAACTCGAAGTGCTCAAAGCAGCGGCACCTGCCTACGCACTTTATGGGAAGCGCGGAATCGATTCCGACGCCAAAGCCGAGATGGGCAAACTCATCGGGCACGAACTTGGCTACTTCATTCGTCCCGGCAAACACTCGATGAGCCGTGTCGACTGGCAAGCCTATCTCGACTTCGCCGACAAGCACTTTTCGGCCAACTAA
- a CDS encoding toxin-antitoxin system YwqK family antitoxin: protein MSSESKPTKRPWYRRIRLWQFSLRTLLLLMGVVSVACWYWLRPEQLEEKLASGELILRREYRQNGFETEPFLSGQYNVPTPNPQPAPKPKLANVGYWQLRSFAGDPVVSGQYRKGKQHGAWTSYYPNGRVATQGTMREGMRLGVWKTWSQSGKLLSEVKYEAAANLQPRFEVSRHPPVAAYRQSGLQVGLVYLVETKLPVSFLQGEARTWHDNGRRKTAGNYANNQKVGEWTTWNEQGKLIARGEYRRGIQEGIWEVLDPETNQLARVEFVRGLRKSQAEEQGRLLAKRLEQTTNRDKQLKCLELAAQFGPVALPLLEKFVDRDDPQVQFTAIMSCTSCAEDAAPWKEQLIKLAENSDPEFAAEVRWSMFQVFPDQRQSLLPVILHDIELAATTDWQAALEQVKSLYVAMPADRAETFALFLKIAADHEAEWFSDSWAHFVMAEFRPFVCCWGMAQPASTASAVRWPGDLTPHLKTALEQGDPNVRLAAVWVLHILIRDAAMQLPLAPGAQPPANPRFKIPEQLVPLVERARQDADPKVAERAAEVDAAVTFMRQGIGPGGWGGGGGVF from the coding sequence ATGTCGAGCGAATCGAAACCAACGAAACGACCCTGGTACCGCCGCATTCGGCTGTGGCAGTTCAGTCTGCGGACGCTGCTGCTGTTGATGGGAGTCGTGAGCGTAGCCTGTTGGTACTGGCTGCGGCCGGAACAGCTCGAAGAGAAGTTGGCGAGTGGCGAGTTGATCTTAAGGCGGGAGTATCGGCAGAATGGCTTCGAGACAGAGCCGTTTCTTTCCGGCCAGTACAATGTGCCTACGCCCAATCCGCAGCCTGCTCCCAAACCCAAACTTGCAAATGTGGGTTATTGGCAATTGCGTAGTTTTGCCGGCGATCCTGTTGTTAGCGGCCAATACCGCAAAGGTAAGCAGCACGGTGCCTGGACTTCGTATTATCCCAATGGTCGCGTCGCCACGCAGGGCACAATGCGAGAAGGGATGCGATTGGGAGTCTGGAAGACGTGGTCGCAGTCGGGAAAGTTGCTAAGTGAAGTGAAGTATGAGGCCGCGGCGAACTTGCAACCCCGGTTTGAAGTAAGTCGTCATCCGCCCGTTGCTGCCTACCGGCAATCCGGTTTGCAGGTTGGACTGGTTTATCTCGTGGAGACGAAGCTACCGGTCAGCTTTTTGCAAGGGGAAGCGCGCACCTGGCACGACAATGGCCGCCGCAAAACCGCGGGCAACTATGCGAATAACCAGAAGGTTGGCGAGTGGACAACTTGGAATGAACAGGGAAAACTAATCGCGCGAGGCGAGTATCGCCGCGGAATCCAGGAAGGGATCTGGGAAGTTCTCGATCCGGAAACAAACCAGCTGGCAAGAGTCGAGTTTGTGCGCGGCCTGCGGAAGAGCCAGGCTGAGGAGCAAGGCCGCCTGCTGGCGAAGCGACTGGAACAAACAACCAATCGAGATAAGCAGCTCAAGTGCCTGGAGTTAGCCGCTCAGTTTGGTCCTGTGGCCTTGCCGCTGCTCGAAAAGTTCGTGGATCGGGACGATCCGCAAGTTCAATTCACAGCCATCATGAGTTGCACTAGCTGTGCGGAAGATGCGGCCCCGTGGAAGGAGCAGTTAATCAAACTAGCCGAGAACAGCGACCCTGAGTTTGCAGCTGAAGTGCGCTGGAGCATGTTTCAGGTGTTTCCCGACCAGCGGCAGTCGCTCCTCCCTGTGATCCTGCACGACATCGAGCTGGCAGCAACCACCGACTGGCAAGCTGCGCTGGAGCAGGTGAAGTCGCTGTATGTGGCCATGCCGGCCGATCGGGCGGAGACCTTCGCGCTGTTCCTGAAGATCGCCGCCGACCACGAAGCGGAGTGGTTTAGTGATAGTTGGGCCCATTTCGTGATGGCCGAGTTCCGACCGTTCGTATGCTGCTGGGGCATGGCTCAGCCGGCTTCCACCGCGAGCGCCGTTCGTTGGCCCGGTGACTTAACGCCGCACTTGAAAACAGCCTTGGAGCAGGGCGATCCGAATGTGCGGCTGGCAGCGGTCTGGGTGCTGCACATTCTGATTCGGGATGCAGCGATGCAGCTCCCTCTCGCGCCGGGAGCGCAGCCACCTGCCAATCCGCGCTTTAAAATTCCCGAGCAACTGGTTCCGCTCGTCGAACGAGCCCGGCAAGACGCCGATCCGAAAGTTGCCGAGCGAGCTGCCGAAGTAGATGCAGCCGTGACATTCATGCGTCAGGGCATCGGCCCGGGAGGCTGGGGAGGCGGTGGGGGAGTGTTTTGA
- a CDS encoding Hpt domain-containing protein, which yields MSPVETAKADDCYYSPLCEDADLTELVQQFVDELPSRIVQLHHCLDDRQWSNLARYAHQLKGAGGSYGFPQITPVAARLELLAKQFADELAIRSALDDLVIVISKIRAGTVHRQ from the coding sequence ATGTCGCCAGTAGAAACAGCCAAGGCAGATGATTGCTACTACTCCCCGCTGTGCGAGGACGCCGATCTTACGGAACTCGTGCAGCAGTTCGTTGACGAACTTCCCAGCCGCATCGTCCAACTGCATCACTGCCTGGACGACCGCCAATGGAGCAACCTGGCCCGCTACGCCCATCAACTGAAGGGGGCAGGTGGCAGCTATGGCTTCCCGCAAATCACTCCCGTGGCCGCCCGGCTCGAACTCCTCGCCAAACAGTTCGCCGACGAACTGGCCATCCGCAGCGCCCTGGACGATCTGGTGATCGTCATCAGCAAGATCCGAGCTGGGACGGTTCACCGGCAATAG